In Fundulus heteroclitus isolate FHET01 chromosome 16, MU-UCD_Fhet_4.1, whole genome shotgun sequence, a single genomic region encodes these proteins:
- the retreg3 gene encoding reticulophagy regulator 3 isoform X1 produces the protein MTKYLYFAGWFLSTADFKMVHSGAAEEASMEDCSSTQGSDVCLRSRSCSGERDRQVRAARAALLSKLGPYEPVLTYLQSVLVWERPVHSVLLYIAVNVVFWFFALTSLRLLFVLASGLAVLVFADTWRNKIWPEIRVRKLEESEYESWGLVQPGVLSVPELCHHLAEAWVSASIFTSSMVQYKRKNPGNFCVLICGVFSCLAMIGYYIPGLILFYAALMASLLTPLAAYHRIFQRAYAKLEPVLQRLDFSVRGYMMSKPIDNQFLRRPIRGAASDEASDSEEELAAFCPSFDDAAAAKELALTDSEHSDAEVSYTDNGTFNLSRGQTPLTEGSEDFDRHSDAEESFAQDLPDFPSINPDATLMDDDDDTSIGLPSLGPSGLASHRASVLDVDGHLDSDQDDLDAELSLGGLPSASDFSGDLAGAIASNMIQAAIAGALQPRPPAAQRRQRQPRAAPHRSYRKQSSSEFDTDLDAEDFEMLDQSELNQMDPIGGARRGESQGSNFLSSLLGKPQ, from the exons ATGACTAAATA TCTTTATTTCGCAGGGTGGTTTTTGTCCACGGCAGACTTTAAGATGGTGCACAGTGGAGCTGCGGAAGAGGCCTCCATGGAGGATTGTTCGTCCACGCAGGGCTCTGATGTCTGCCTGCGGAGTCGGTCGTGCTCCGGTGAGAGAGACCGTCAGGTGCGGGCGGCCAGAGCGGCTCTCCTGTCCAAGCTGGGGCCCTACGAACCCGTTCTGACCTACCTACAGTCCGTTCTGGTCTGGGAAAGACCCGTTCACAGTGTCCTCTTGTACATCGCTGTCAACGTTGTTTTctg GTTCTTTGCTCTGACGTCACTGCGTTTGCTGTTCGTACTGGCTAGTGGCCTGGCGGTGCTTGTATTTGCTGATACTTGGAGGAATAAGATCTGGCCAGAAATTAGAg tcAGAAAGTTGGAAGAATCAGAATATGAGAG CTGGGGTCTGGTGCAGCCCGGCGTCCTCAGTGTGCCTGAACTGTGCCATCACTTAGCAGAGGCCTGGGTCAGTGCATCAATTTTCACCTCCAGCATGGTGCAATACAAACGGAAAAACCCTGGCAAT TTCTGCGTCCTGATCTGTGGAGTTTTCTCCTGTTTGGCTATGATTGGATACTACATTCCTGGATTGATACTCTTCTACGCCGCAC TGATGGCCTCTCTCTTGACCCCACTGGCTGCCTATCACAGGATCTTTCAGCGTGCGTATGCCAAGCTGGAGCCAGTCCTGCAGCGACTGGACTTCAGTGTTCGTGGATACATGATGTCAAAGCCCATTGATAATCAGT TCCTGCGGAGACCCATACGTGGCGCAGCCTCGGATGAAGCGAGCGACAGCGAGGAAGAGTTGGCTGCGTTCTGCCCCAGT TTTGATGACGCCGCTGCTGCAAAAGAACTGGCGCTGACTGACTCGGAGCACTCTGACGCTGAGGTGTCCTACACTGACAACGGAACCTTTAATCTTTCACGGGGTCAGACGCCGCTCACAGAAGGCTCTGAAG ACTTTGACAGACACAGCGACGCCGAGGAATCTTTTGCTCAAGACCTCCCGGACTTCCCGTCCATCAACCCCGACGCCACGTTGATGGACGACGACGACGACACGAGCATCGGGCTGCCCAGCCTAGGCCCGTCCGGCTTGGCGAGTCACCGCGCTTCAGTGCTGGACGTGGACGGACATCTGGACTCCGACCAGGACGACCTGGACGCAGAACTCTCCCTCGGCGGCCTCCCCTCCGCCTCAGATTTCAGCGGGGACTTGGCCGGAGCCATCGCCAGCAACATGATCCAGGCGGCGATAGCCGGGGCGTTGCAGCCGCGGCCCCCCGCCGCCCAGCGTCGACAGCGCCAGCCCCGGGCCGCGCCCCACAGAAGCTACCGCAAACAGTCCAGCTCTGAGTTTGACACGGACTTGGACGCCGAAGACTTTGAAATGCTGGATCAGTCTGAACTGAACCAGATGGATCCAATCGGAGGAGCAAGACGAGGCGAGAGCCAGGGCTCTAATTTCTTATCGAGCCTACTCGGTAAACCACAGTGA
- the retreg3 gene encoding reticulophagy regulator 3 isoform X2 has product MVHSGAAEEASMEDCSSTQGSDVCLRSRSCSGERDRQVRAARAALLSKLGPYEPVLTYLQSVLVWERPVHSVLLYIAVNVVFWFFALTSLRLLFVLASGLAVLVFADTWRNKIWPEIRVRKLEESEYESWGLVQPGVLSVPELCHHLAEAWVSASIFTSSMVQYKRKNPGNFCVLICGVFSCLAMIGYYIPGLILFYAALMASLLTPLAAYHRIFQRAYAKLEPVLQRLDFSVRGYMMSKPIDNQFLRRPIRGAASDEASDSEEELAAFCPSFDDAAAAKELALTDSEHSDAEVSYTDNGTFNLSRGQTPLTEGSEDFDRHSDAEESFAQDLPDFPSINPDATLMDDDDDTSIGLPSLGPSGLASHRASVLDVDGHLDSDQDDLDAELSLGGLPSASDFSGDLAGAIASNMIQAAIAGALQPRPPAAQRRQRQPRAAPHRSYRKQSSSEFDTDLDAEDFEMLDQSELNQMDPIGGARRGESQGSNFLSSLLGKPQ; this is encoded by the exons ATGGTGCACAGTGGAGCTGCGGAAGAGGCCTCCATGGAGGATTGTTCGTCCACGCAGGGCTCTGATGTCTGCCTGCGGAGTCGGTCGTGCTCCGGTGAGAGAGACCGTCAGGTGCGGGCGGCCAGAGCGGCTCTCCTGTCCAAGCTGGGGCCCTACGAACCCGTTCTGACCTACCTACAGTCCGTTCTGGTCTGGGAAAGACCCGTTCACAGTGTCCTCTTGTACATCGCTGTCAACGTTGTTTTctg GTTCTTTGCTCTGACGTCACTGCGTTTGCTGTTCGTACTGGCTAGTGGCCTGGCGGTGCTTGTATTTGCTGATACTTGGAGGAATAAGATCTGGCCAGAAATTAGAg tcAGAAAGTTGGAAGAATCAGAATATGAGAG CTGGGGTCTGGTGCAGCCCGGCGTCCTCAGTGTGCCTGAACTGTGCCATCACTTAGCAGAGGCCTGGGTCAGTGCATCAATTTTCACCTCCAGCATGGTGCAATACAAACGGAAAAACCCTGGCAAT TTCTGCGTCCTGATCTGTGGAGTTTTCTCCTGTTTGGCTATGATTGGATACTACATTCCTGGATTGATACTCTTCTACGCCGCAC TGATGGCCTCTCTCTTGACCCCACTGGCTGCCTATCACAGGATCTTTCAGCGTGCGTATGCCAAGCTGGAGCCAGTCCTGCAGCGACTGGACTTCAGTGTTCGTGGATACATGATGTCAAAGCCCATTGATAATCAGT TCCTGCGGAGACCCATACGTGGCGCAGCCTCGGATGAAGCGAGCGACAGCGAGGAAGAGTTGGCTGCGTTCTGCCCCAGT TTTGATGACGCCGCTGCTGCAAAAGAACTGGCGCTGACTGACTCGGAGCACTCTGACGCTGAGGTGTCCTACACTGACAACGGAACCTTTAATCTTTCACGGGGTCAGACGCCGCTCACAGAAGGCTCTGAAG ACTTTGACAGACACAGCGACGCCGAGGAATCTTTTGCTCAAGACCTCCCGGACTTCCCGTCCATCAACCCCGACGCCACGTTGATGGACGACGACGACGACACGAGCATCGGGCTGCCCAGCCTAGGCCCGTCCGGCTTGGCGAGTCACCGCGCTTCAGTGCTGGACGTGGACGGACATCTGGACTCCGACCAGGACGACCTGGACGCAGAACTCTCCCTCGGCGGCCTCCCCTCCGCCTCAGATTTCAGCGGGGACTTGGCCGGAGCCATCGCCAGCAACATGATCCAGGCGGCGATAGCCGGGGCGTTGCAGCCGCGGCCCCCCGCCGCCCAGCGTCGACAGCGCCAGCCCCGGGCCGCGCCCCACAGAAGCTACCGCAAACAGTCCAGCTCTGAGTTTGACACGGACTTGGACGCCGAAGACTTTGAAATGCTGGATCAGTCTGAACTGAACCAGATGGATCCAATCGGAGGAGCAAGACGAGGCGAGAGCCAGGGCTCTAATTTCTTATCGAGCCTACTCGGTAAACCACAGTGA
- the LOC105937466 gene encoding homologous-pairing protein 2 homolog, whose protein sequence is MSKKDNGTSVILAYINEKNRPYSAQDVFCNLQKQHGLGKTAVVKAMDLLAQEGKIKEKTYGKQKIYFADQSQFRDVNDADLKAMDKQISELSAEVQTLTQSCRQLDTELKELNSSLTTEEMMAEIQELKAECSGYKARLEKIKSATNHVTPEEKEKVYKEREVFVKEWKKRKRLASDMMDAILEGYPKSKKEFLEEVGVETDEDCKAVFPNT, encoded by the exons ATGAGCAAAAAGGATAACG GAACGTCCGTCATCCTCGCCTATATAAACGAGAAGAACCGACCCTACAGCGCTCAGGACGTCTTCTGTAATCTACAGAAGCAGCATGGGTTGGGCAAAACG GCAGTGGTCAAAGCCATGGACCTGCTGGCTCAGGAGGGCAAGATAAAGGAGAAAACGTACGGCAAGCAAAAGATTTACTTTGCTGATCAG TCTCAGTTCAGAGACGTGAATGATGCAGACCTGAAGGCCATGGATAAACAGATTTCAGAGCTCAGTGCAGAGGTGCAGACTCTAACTCAGAGCTGCAGACAGCTAGATACAG AACTGAAGGAGCTGAACAGCTCCCTCACAACCGAGGAAATGATGGCAGAAATCCAGGAGCTGAAAGCTGAGTGCTCTGGGTACAAAGCACGTCTGGAGAAGATAAAGTCGGCTACGAATCACGTCACCCCGGAAGAAAAGGAGAAG GTTTATAAAGAGCGGGAGGTGTTTGTGAAggagtggaaaaagaggaagagattg gCTTCAGACATGATGGACGCCATCCTAGAGGGATATCCAAAGAGCAAAAAAGAGTTCCTG GAAGAGGTGGGGGTGGAGACCGATGAGGACTGCAAGGCGGTGTTTCCCAACACCTGA
- the mlx gene encoding max-like protein X isoform X2, protein MTDPTTSSEDQWKTDGAFSDNGFDTSFFADTAKKGSIVSRANSIGSTSASSVPNTDDEDSDYRHETSYKDSYKDRRRQAHTQAEQKRRDAIKKGYDDLQEVVPTCQQQSEFAVGAQKMSKATILQKAIDYIHFLHKEKKKQEEEVSVLRKEVMALKIMKTNYEHIVKAHQNNPQQGEDQVSDQVKFNIFQNIMDSLFVSFSNSVSMSSFQELSACVFSWIEEHCKPQTLREFVVGVLRQLNG, encoded by the exons ATGACGGATCCTACAACGTCTTCAGAGGACCAATGGAAA ACAGACGGGGCTTTCAGCGACAATGGCTTTGACACCA GTTTCTTTGCCGACACTGCCAAGAAAGGTAGCATTGTGTCCAGAGCAAACAGCATCGGCTCTACAAGTGCCTCTTCGGTACCGAACACAG ACGATGAAGACAGTGACTACAGGCACGAGACGTCGTATAAGGACTCGTACAAAGACCGACGGAGACAAGCGCACACCCAGGCTGAGCAGAAGCGCAGAGATGCAATCAAG AAAGGCTACGACGACCTGCAGGAAGTTGTTCCAACCTGCCAACAGCAGTCTGAGTTTGCCGTCGGAGCGCAGAAGATGAGCAAGGCTACTATTCTTCAGAAAG CAATTGACTACATCCATTTTCTTcataaagaaaagaagaagcaaGAAGAGGAAGTTTCTGTCCTAAGGAAAGAAGTGATGGCTCTGAAGATCATGAAAAC gAACTATGAGCACATCGTGAAGGCCCACCAGAACAACCCACAGCAGGGGGAGGATCAGGTGTCGGACCAGGTCAAGTTCAACATCTTTCAGAACATCATGGACTCGCTCTTTGTGTCCTTTAGTAATTCGGTTTCAATGAGCAGCTTCCAAGAGCTGTCGGCGTGCGTTTTTAGCTGGATTGAGGAGCACTGCAAGCCACAG ACGCTGCGGGAGTTTGTTGTGGGAGTGCTCCGGCAGCTCAACG GATGA
- the mlx gene encoding max-like protein X isoform X1 encodes MTDPTTSSEDQWKTDGAFSDNGFDTSFFADTAKKGSIVSRANSIGSTSASSVPNTDDEDSDYRHETSYKDSYKDRRRQAHTQAEQKRRDAIKKGYDDLQEVVPTCQQQSEFAVGAQKMSKATILQKAIDYIHFLHKEKKKQEEEVSVLRKEVMALKIMKTNYEHIVKAHQNNPQQGEDQVSDQVKFNIFQNIMDSLFVSFSNSVSMSSFQELSACVFSWIEEHCKPQTLREFVVGVLRQLNGQLY; translated from the exons ATGACGGATCCTACAACGTCTTCAGAGGACCAATGGAAA ACAGACGGGGCTTTCAGCGACAATGGCTTTGACACCA GTTTCTTTGCCGACACTGCCAAGAAAGGTAGCATTGTGTCCAGAGCAAACAGCATCGGCTCTACAAGTGCCTCTTCGGTACCGAACACAG ACGATGAAGACAGTGACTACAGGCACGAGACGTCGTATAAGGACTCGTACAAAGACCGACGGAGACAAGCGCACACCCAGGCTGAGCAGAAGCGCAGAGATGCAATCAAG AAAGGCTACGACGACCTGCAGGAAGTTGTTCCAACCTGCCAACAGCAGTCTGAGTTTGCCGTCGGAGCGCAGAAGATGAGCAAGGCTACTATTCTTCAGAAAG CAATTGACTACATCCATTTTCTTcataaagaaaagaagaagcaaGAAGAGGAAGTTTCTGTCCTAAGGAAAGAAGTGATGGCTCTGAAGATCATGAAAAC gAACTATGAGCACATCGTGAAGGCCCACCAGAACAACCCACAGCAGGGGGAGGATCAGGTGTCGGACCAGGTCAAGTTCAACATCTTTCAGAACATCATGGACTCGCTCTTTGTGTCCTTTAGTAATTCGGTTTCAATGAGCAGCTTCCAAGAGCTGTCGGCGTGCGTTTTTAGCTGGATTGAGGAGCACTGCAAGCCACAG ACGCTGCGGGAGTTTGTTGTGGGAGTGCTCCGGCAGCTCAACGGTCAGCTTTATTAG
- the fmnl1a gene encoding formin-like protein 1: MGNAAAGGLELEAAEGREARNSVSAMSDPTLPLQKKQSSPPKLPMPPEEELEERFNVVLSYMNLPPDKLKLLSQYDNDKKWELVCDQERFQVKSPPSTYLSKIKSFYQDQGGVSRRSKKKIQDATQVLKALEISLRTNHIGWAQEFLNEQNKGLDVLVEYLSHAQSDTSFDLETVENGGSLSDRQKPVERSMEDLTKSSGSSHSHGMSRAARALTVRISSTLSNRMHKKSHLSQQRDDIHVCIMCLRAIMNYQSGFNLVMTHPRCVNEITLSLNSRNPRTKALVLELLAAVCLVRGGHDIILSAFDNFKEVSKERNRFEKLMEYFINDDNNIDFMVACMQFINIVVHSVENMNFRVHLQYEFTHLGLDKYLESLKQTESEKLQVQIQAYLDNVLDVGALLEDAEQRGGVIEHVDELQHHNSQLSSRLQELETQTTDRISELETQLMQATKETELLKESLRESCSQVSSLQQRERERELDRERERDRERLCTSTSQSSSELEQKIQELQDKGLLRLGRTPSGSLDIQVVPVKVVEYVQSPSSTVQPNAPTSASTLPSPPPPPGGPGETATPPSDGSSVAPPPPPPPPPPPPGAGPPPPPPPPPPPPSGAGPPPPPPPPGAGPPPPPPPPGGGPPPPPGAPDALSGFKTKKPIQTKHRMPLLNWQALKPNQVSGTVFNELDDEQILGELNMEIFEEQFKTRAQGNPADLSKIKKKVAQKAPTKTSLIDANKAKNLAITLRKGGMSPSAICTAIETYDQQSLSLDFLELLEHFIPSDFEMKLLVNYEKEGRPLEELTNEDQFILKFGKIARLNQRINTLTFMGNFPESVKRLQPQLNSIIAASMSIKSSAKLKKILEIVLAFGNYMNSSKRGAAYGFRLQSLDLLLETKSTDRSQTLLHFITNIVLDKYPDLVNFHTDLRFVDKAALVSLDGILQDIRSLERGMEMTKKEFLVQDDSPVLKEFIKTNSEHLDSLIKDSKTAQEAYASVVEYFGENPKTTQPSMFFPLFGRFIKAYKTAQQDIELKRKLEKESSEEKETPSPNKPAAQKGPMMPKMDLIAELKKRQVKSPVREGKDGALEDIITDLRTAPYRRTDGRRPAQRQET; this comes from the exons ATGGGGAATGCGGCCGCAGGAGGCTTGGAGCTTGAGGCGGCCGAGGGCAGAGAGGCCAGGAACTCGGTTTCAGCGATGAGCGACCCCACGCTGCCTTTGCAGAAGAAGCAGTCGTCTCCGCCAAAACTTCCAATGCCACCAGAAGAGGAGCTAGAGGAGCGCTTCAATGTGGTGCTG agctaCATGAATTTGCCTCCAGACAAACTTAAGCTGCTGAGTCAATACGACAACGACAAGAAGTGGGAATTAGTCTGCGATCAG GAGCGGTTCCAAGTGAAGAGCCCTCCGTCCACCTACCTGTCCAAGATAAAGAGCTTCTACCAAGATCAAGGAGGGGTGTCCCGCAGG tcaaagaaaaaaattcaagaTGCAACCCAGGTCCTTAAAGCCTTGGAGATATCCCTTCGCACGAATCACATCGG ATGGGCTCAGGAGTTTCTCAATGAACAGAACAAAGGTTTGGACGTTCTGGTGGAATATCTGTCCCATGCTCAAAGTGACACCTC atttgACCTGGAGACCGTGGAAAATGGGGGCAGCCTGTCAGACAGACAAAAACCGGTAGAGCGGTCGATGGAGGATTTGACCAAGAGCTCCGGCAGCAGTCACTCGCATGGGATGAGCAGAGCTGCACGGGCCCTTACCGTAAG AATAAGCTCCACTCTGTCGAACAGGATGCACAAGAAGTCGCATCTATCCCAACAGAGAGATGATATACACGTGTGCATTATGTGCTTGAGAGCCATCATGAACTACCAG tctggttttaaCCTTGTGATGACTCACCCGCGCTGTGTGAACGAGATCACCCTCAGCCTCAACAGCAGGAATCCCAG GACCAAAGCCCTCGTCCTGGAGCTGCTGGCTGCCGTTTGTCTCGTCAGAGGAGGGCACGACATCATTCTCTCCGCTTTTGATAACTTTAAGGAg gtgagCAAAGAGAGGAACCGCTTTGAGAAACTGATGGAGTACTTCATCAATGACGACAACAACATCGACTTCATG GTGGCCTGCATGcagtttatcaacatcgtgGTCCATTCTGTGGAGAACATGAACTTCCGAGTCCATCTGCAGTACGAGTTCACTCACCTTGGATTGGACAAGTATCTGGAG AGTCTGAAACAGACAGAAAGCGAGAAGCTGCAAGTCCAGATCCAGGCCTACTTGGACAACGTGTTAGATGTTGGAGCTCTGCTGGAGGATGCTGAGCAAAGGGGAGGAGTCATAGAGCATGTGGATGAACTGCAGCATCACAACAGTCAG CTGAGCTCCCGGCTTCAGGAGCTTGAGACTCAGACCACGGACAGAATATCTGAACTCGAGACGCAGCTGATGCAGGCCACCAAGGAAACTGAGCTGCTCAAA GAAAGCCTCCGGGAGTCGTGTTCCCAGGTTAGTTCCTTGCAGCAGAGAGAACGAGAGCGGGAGCTGgacagggagagggagagggacaGGGAGCGTCTGTGCACCTCCACCAGTCAGTCATCTTCCGAGCTGGAGCAGAAGATCCAGGAGCTGCAGGACAAGGGGTTGCTCCGACTCGGACGCACTCCCTCAGGAAGTCTTGACATCCAGGTTGTGCCCGTGAAAGTTGTTGAGTATGTCCAGAGCCCATCCTCAACCGTCCAACCGAACGCCCCCACCTCAGCATCCACACTACCCTCTCCACCTCCCCCTCCTGGTGGTCCAGGGGAGACTGCAACTCCTCCATCAGATGGAAGTTCTGTggctccacctccacctcctcctccacctcctccaccgCCTGGAGCAGGTCCAccaccgcctcctcctcctccaccaccaccaccatctgGTGCTGGACCCCCacctccccctcctccacctgGAGCTGGACCCCCacctccccctcccccacctggtGGGggaccaccacctcctcctggAGCTCCAGATGCCCTATCTG GTTTCAAGACTAAGAAGCCCATTCAGACTAAGCACAGAATGCCTTTGTTGAACTGGCAGGCTTTAAAACCAAACCAAGTATCAGGCACAGTATTTAATGAGCTGGATGACGAGCAGATTCTAGGG GAGCTGAACATGGAGATCTTTGAGGAACAATTCAAAACCAGGGCTCAGGGGAATCCAGCAGATCTCTCCAAGATCAAGAAAAAAGTGGCCCAAAAGGCTCCCACCAAGACATCCCTTATCGACGCAAACAAGGCCAAGAATCTAGCCATCACTCTCCGCAAGGGAGGAATGAGCCCATCTGCTATCTGCACCGCCATCGAGAC GTACGACCAGCAATCTCTGTCCTTAGACTTCCTGGAATTGCTTGAACACTTCATACCGTCAGACTTTGAGATGAAGCTTCTTGTGAACTACGAGAAAGAAGGCCGTCCACTTGAGGAGCTAACAAATGAAGACCAATTCATTTTGAAATTTGGGAAGATTGCTCGGCTAAACCAGCGAATAAACACGCTTACCTTTATGGGCAACTTCCCAGAGAGCGTCAAACGCCTGCAGCCG CAACTGAACTCCATCATTGCCGCTTCCATGTCTATCAAGTCTTCAGCTAAACTGAAAAAGATCTTAGAA ATTGTTCTCGCCTTCGGTAACTACATGAACAGCAGTAAGAGAGGGGCGGCCTACGGCTTCAGGCTGCAGAGTCTTGACCTT TTGTTGGAGACTAAATCCACCGACCGATCCCAGACGCTACTTCACTTCATCACTAACATAGTTCTTGACAAATACCCGGACCTCGTCAACTTCCACACGGATCTTCGCTTTGTAGACAAAGCCGCTCTTG TATCCCTGGATGGCATTCTTCAGGACATCCGTTCACTGGAGCGAGGTATGGAGATGACCAAGAAGGAGTTCCTGGTGCAGGATGACAGTCCGGTGTTAAAGGAATTCATCAAAACCAATAGCGAGCACCTGGACTCTCTGATCAAAGACAGCAAGACGGCACAG GAGGCTTATGCTTCTGTCGTGGAGTATTTTGGAGAGAATCCCAAAACCACGCAGCCTTCCATGTTTTTCCCGCTGTTTGGGCGCTTCATAAAGGCTTATAAG ACAGCACAGCAAGACATTGAGCTGAAAAGGAAACTGGAAAAGGAGAGCTCTGAGGAGAAAGAAACACCTTCTCCAAACAAACCTGCAGCACAAAAG GGCCCCATGATGCCGAAGATGGATCTGATAGCGGAGCTAAAGAAGAGGCAGGTGAAATCTCCAGTGCGCGAGGGAAAAGACGGTGCTCTGGAGGATATTATTACAG ATCTGAGGACCGCGCCCTACAGACGCACAGATGGTCGTCGTCCAGCTCAGCGCCAGGAAACTTGA